agaatacaaaaacactaattcagagggatgcATGCCCCCCCCCGTGTTTATttcggcattatttacaatagccatattATGGCGTTAGCCCAAGtatccatggatagatgaatgaataaagaagggggtgtgtgtgtgtgtgtgtgtgtgtgtgtgtaatggaatattactcagctgttaaaaagaatgacatcttgccatttgcaatcatGTGGATGAAGccagagaatattatgctaagtgaaataagtcagtcagagaaagacaaatcccatatgatttcactcatatgtggaatttaagaaacaaaacaagcaagggggaaagcaaagagaggaaccaagaaatagactcttaactgtagagaacaaactgatggataCCAGAGGGGGCGTGGATGGGCTCATGGTTTAAATAGTTGAGGAATTAAGCAGTGTACTTTTCCTaagtatggaagtattgaatcactgaattgtacacctgaaactaatattatacacTGTACAACTAACtaatggttagcagaggggaggtaggtggaggaATGGTTGAAATAGGTGATAGGAATTAAAGGGGACTCTTAACTATGATGAATGCTGGATAATGTAGAGAATTGTCGAATcgttatattgtacacttgaaagtattataacactgtatgttaactataatggaattaaaattaaaaacttaatgaaaaaagtgaaaaaatattcattggTACGAACATAAGGATTATGAAGCTGAAGGATAGTTTCATGGCTTCTAAGAAATGCTGATATTGATAATGGTATTAAGGTTGatgtaaagggagaaaaaatgcAAATCCATTCCTTTATTGTctgatttaaaaacacaaaccacTTACTAAAGAAgggaattttcatttaaaatgtgctATTGAGCAAAGCAAAGTAAGCATACTAGATAAACATACGATTTGAAGAATAAAGTTCCATTGAATATATTAGTACTTTGCAAATTATAAAAAAGCAAGTAGTGGTCATTgtagcattaaaaaataacagcatTGTAGTATATCTATATGatagaatttcatgtaaattcAAGTGGCATTAGAGAATAATATTTAATGCTACAGAAAGTTATCTACAACATACTGTTTTGTGTAAAAGGATGCACGACTACAAGCATAATGGTGTAATATCTTTGTGAAAACCAAAGTattgtgagtttgtgtgtgtacatacactcctagaaaaaacattaaaagggtATTATCTCTAGAACCAAAAATCTTTAatgtttctattctttattttaacattatgtaaatttagtacttttaaagaaatggccgattgctgttttcttctgtgtAACCCTTAAGAAGTGAAGTTTTGCTGTCTTTTTCTAgtatactattttccatagtgattCCTCAGAATACTAGTATGTGGTAGGGTGAAAAAAGGGAAATCGCCGACTATTGAGTCTTGCTAACATAAGGTTTAACAAAGTTAAACCAGGTTTATTTCCTGCAGGACTTCGCACAGTGTCCATTATGCTGCTGTCCATTATGGCTCAGAggaatatgtatgtaatatatttcAGACTTTCTTGATTATAGAACCATTCTTTTTCTGGAATACTACGTGAGGCTAGTATTCCACAGAACTCACTTTAGAAAGCTGTTTTAGAATATAAGTGGTATTAGGTAATTATATTTAGGTTTGGAATATTGGGATGTTCCAAGTTTGGGTATAACATGTTTTGTCTTCAACGAACAACTTACGCAAACTGCTCTCACAAGTACACATTCTACACAAGTAAATAATAGTATTGGagaacttgttttaaaattttaagtaaaattccGGTAGAAAGATAGCAACACAAAATTAGTGTTCATGATGCATCTTGTTTTTACCCTGATACTATcggcagtatatatatatatttaagccaCAGTGGAGTTGTCTTGCACATATCTATTAAATGCTCTATTTCTGTGATAATGTTTTCATATGTGGGTTAATGActtgaagtttaatttatttaaatgtgtagAAACAGAAGTTAACATGTAAGCCGggataaaatagttattttaaccATTGTATAGAATTTGACTTTGTAGAAGGTTACCAATGTTTTTCAGAAACTTCAGGCATATTTTATAATCTTATACGAGGTAGAAGAAATTACTGATTACATTTGTTCTgcagaaatagaatatattaacTGCGAGGTAAAATACTGTAATTGAAATACACATGTAATCATTATGGAAAGAAcagtttttttgaaaaatgggaTTAgaagggcctgggtggctcagttaagcgtctgctttcagctcaggtcatgatcccagggtcctcggattgagccccacatcgggctccctgccccatgggaagccggcttctcccctcccattccccctgcttgtgctctctctcttgctgactctgtctctgtcaaatacataaataaaatttttaaaaaatgggattagATAAGCAATCAAGAATCATTAAATAGtggaccttttttcttttcatgaaagaatgttaattttttttggatGATGGAAatttgggcttttttgttttctataggaAAACAACTACAGTTGGGATGATGGTGATTAATAATGGTGTTTCTGtttacttctcatttttattttatgtgatgttatataagaaaaacataaacttttagcaaaacctctttaaaaatagaattttaaggaaaatttagcCCTTGTCAAATAAGGATCAAAGCTGATTTGATAATTTTAATCTGCTGACAAGGAAAAAAACTGGTAGACTTTTCTCTGTTTTGGTAATaggaataacaaaaataattgatAGTGATGTGTGTTGGGACTCTGAAATAATAGCTGGGAACATGGTGACTCCACTCAAAGATAAAATTACTCAACAAACTCATAGACCCTTTCACAACTGTTAATACTTTGCAGTGTGAAGTTTGGTAAGTTATTCAACCTCTCCTATATCCCCCACCTACATGACCTACCATGTCTCTTTTTTACATAATTATGAATTTGCAAaagttaaaaagctttttaatcCTTAAATTGCTTTTAAGAgtctaaataaattaatgtgaaGGCAGACTGAGGATATTGTTTTacctaatttttattgtttatttttattcttttgttaaaataagatttaaaataagatgatattgataaaggagaaattttattcttaaatctaGGTATCTTCAAAGAACAGTAAAGCATCCAACTTTACTACAGGATCCTGATTTAAGGCAGTTCCTGGAAAGTTCAGAGGTACTGtttctactttaaatttttataagataTGAATGTTCTCATTATTTATGtttgtcattttaataatttttataaaaatatatattcagtaaaTAATTGGATCAGTAAGTGGAATAAAGTGGTTTTTTTGGCTTAGTATTTTAATTAGCTTTGGTTATTTAAATTACTAGCAACGTATCTTCTTTGCACTGAAATTGTAGGATGAtcagtttctttttcaaaaattttaaatcacatttagaAGAATGATTTATGAGTCTAATTCTTAGTGTCTGAGTTTTTGCTTTACGCATCACATTGAAATAAGTTTATTCGGGACTCCTTTTAGAGACATTTGAATGCGTTTGTATGTCTACATTATAATATTCTTACTGACGTTCTGAAATGCAGATTTGTGGCTTAAAAGAGCTTAAATTATAACTGTGCCACTCCTTACATTTGAGATGTTTGGTGCATTTGGGACTTGTCACAGTTTAGAGTTTTAATTACTACCCTTTGAAcgttttaagaaaatttatttgaatcccagcatttttgaaaaatacagaatcacACTGTCCTAACTGAGCATAAGGAGATTTTTCTCaagactttgttcttctttccttatAAACAAGTTTATTTCTGCAAGCAAACAGGTGGCCAGTGTTAAGGTACTTGgcaatttcttaatatattttgacaAACAGAGTGTTGTTCCATCTAAATGTAAACgtgcagaagaaaagcaaatggaaagtCTGTTTTTTAAGTTTCCCTTTGAGAGTGTACAAGTAGTGTATTTGAGAAATTAGATCTCACTATTTAAATGTATGAGAGTGAAGAAAATgcaacctttttttcttttcctttttcttttcttttctttttttttggtgggggtaTGCAGTCCCTTTTGTGCCCAGTTAAACCTCTAGGCTTTTAACCAGTTTGTTTGCCCTTATTTGTCATTCAATTCCAGCTGCCTAGAGCAGTTAACACACAGGCTCTGAGTGGAGCAGGAATATTGAGGATGGTGAACAAGGCTGCCGACGCTGTCAACAAAATGACAATCAAGATGAATGAATCGGATGCAGTAAGAGCTGATTTTTCGACTTGAATAATGAGATGAATTAATGAGCCCAACAATTGCATTTTAAAGCTGTACAAGTAGAAAATAGGATATTAATTTGCTTATTGAGTTTAGTTCTCAGCCACATCAGTTGACTACTGTGGTTATACATGGTTAATTTGTTGCTTTAAAACAAGGAATGTGCCTTGCTATTGGTAACCTAATTTACAGTGGTTTATTCTTGCTAAATTAgctccatttttcattttttttcttagtggtttgaagaaaagcagcagcaatTTGAAAACCTGGATCAGCAACTTAGGAAACTTCATGCTAGCGTCGAAGCTTTGGTCTGTCATAGAAAAGGTGTGTTTGCCTTGTTATTTATGTGTTTAATACTGTGtgttaattcaaatattttatttaaattttattaaaaacattctgGGCTTACtatagaagagagagagcaatagTTTAAGAGAATGTTTTCTATTTGAATCttgttaatgttttttattctactttagCCTCACTTGTAGTTGAAAAGTAGGAAAATCCTgagcttataaaaatatattttgaattttgggTTAAAACTGTTCATTTGATTAGTAACTCTTTGTTAAACATGCTTACAGTTTAATGAATGAAGATGTCTTATTAGTAACTGATAAtcagttttatatttgaaatttatctttaaaaattttttgtgtaCCTGTATTTCATAGAAaactctgaattattttcttcatttttgaacaGCTATATTGGAAAGTGTTGGGAGaggaagtttgttaaaaattgATAGAAAATTTAAGTTGCCATATTTTACTTCTATCACGagatgtttattgtttttttaagaatataaggATTTTAATGTTAGGTTTCTAAAATACCTAATAAGTAATTTAGTAGGTGCCATGACCAGTAATCCATTTCAGTAAAGCAATTACAGAAATACACCAGTACACTCATTATTGAAAGTAATTTATAATAGCTCTTGCCGTTTGTACTCTACCTTTTAGGGAATGGCTTTATGGTTCTTAGAGAATGTTACATAATGTAGAGCAGTTTCTAGGCAATGTATTATTAATCATTGACATTATGTATTCTGTAaacatctgtttttctttattcaaagtatctgaaataatgttcaaaaatctcttttagaaatttttagtatttctgcTGAGAATTGTTCAAGCATTGTTgtacacaaaaaaagaataagacttcTATGAATTGTATGTATAATTTTACCTGGCTTTTCTCTTATtagctaaataatattttcattaaaaattatagacaTTTTCAATTTCATATAAACGTTTAAAGGCCAAAAAATGTAGTATAAATTGATTGTAAGTATTCCCATTGCTTTccatattaaaaatcttttttcttttgcaggaaTACAAAAAAGCAGTGAGCACTTTAGGAAGAACGGGGAGGCagattattatattaaattattaaacataGTTCCTCCCCCTGAGAATATAGGCAGTGGTTCTTCTTAATTTTCCTATAATCTTCTTAACTTGCAGTAGAGCGCTGAGCAGTTGGCATTTATGCCAAAGGCATTTTGATAACTGGttgttttatgttaattattttagaataattatttgAATGATACATGAACTGATAAAATTTAGAGGGAAGGTAGAAAAaccatttcaatatttaaaaactatactAGCGCACACTAAAAGTGAATAATTCTTTGTTTCAGAACTTTCAGCCAACACAGCTGCCTTTGCTAAAAGTGCTGCCATGTTAGGAAACTCTGAGGACCACACTGCTTTATCTAGAGCTTTGTCTCAGCTTGCAGAGGTGGAGGAGAAGATAGACCAGTTACATCAAGAACAAGCTTTTGCTGACTTTTATATGTTTTCAGAACTACTTAGTGACTACATTCGTCTTATTGCCGCAGTGAAAGTAAGCTTTATTTTGCAATCTTCCTTGAGTTCTTCATGGTGCCTAAATCTTCCCGCTGTGTATTTTTACATTCTCAGAAATTATACTTAGATTCATGTTTATCAGAATAACAGTGACAGTAAAAGAGGTACCATGATCAACTGAGTTTGGGAGATAATGTACAGTATCCCTGTCTTACAGATTCATAGAGCATTAAAATGCTGAGATTGTCTgcaagtaaaaaaacaaaacatttaactTTGTTTAATCCAGAGACTTGCAAGTTCATATGAGCAGGAgttcttttccatttaatatcTTTTTACGTAAATGGAACAGAGTTCAGGAAGAACTGAATTAGTGGCTCATTgataaaagaaagttaaagagCTGTGCTCAGGTTATACCTTGAGGTAGACTAAGCTATTTCATGTTGGCTTTGTGTTTCCTGCCGAAACCTAGCCCAGGTCAGCTGCACCAAGGGGTTGAGAAATTATGGAATAGCGTGACAGGGAATTTTTGTGCTCTTtatgtttggtttggtttttgttttaaactgattcatttgtatttgaaaaagtgGTACATGGACATAATAAATCCAAAAGCTCAAAAAGGTCAAGTTCGCTACCCAAGACCGCTAGTCTCTTTCCTTAGTCAAATGCTGTTACATTGTTGTGTGTCTTTACAGAATTAGCTGTGCATGTGTATGAagctaattttctctttttttcttctcagctcgctcgctctctcccaccctccctccatctcttccttcttgaAGAAGGAAGATAGTATATGCACTGTCCTTTGCCTACTTTTTCCACCCATTACATTTTAGAGAGGTGTCCATGTTAGCATATGTTGATatgttaattctttttaatgtttgcatGGTATTCTATTAGATAGCATGTAAAAGtaccataaattattttatcagtttAGTTGTAAAtattgttctttgaaaataactCTTGGGGcataaaatacctagaagtgaagTTACTTGTCCAAGGggtatatgaattttaaattttaataaatattctcatATTACTGTCCAAAGAGATTATACTTCTCTCTATTCCCATCCACATATGTGCTCCTTCTCCCACCCCATGATGAAGGTATTTTTTTGTATAAGTTTAAATTTCTTTGGTTTAGTGTGAATTTAAGCATCTGTACAGATGaaaagccatttgtatttctttttggtatATGTGAAAtcttcatgtcctttgcccagttttctcTTGTGTCTAGTCTTAGATATTTCTAATAGCTCTTTAATACTACTTAGCCCTTTGTTTTTATccatatccaaaagaaaataccttactttttaaaaaatgtttgtttatttatttatttatttatttatttgagagagcaagtgccAGCCCAAGCACAGTAAGAGGCGgggatagaggaagagggagagagaaactcaagcagactacTTGCAGAATGCAgatgctgatgtggggctcgatctcacgaccgtgagatcatgacgtgagctgaaaccaagagtcagatgctcaaccagctgtgccacccaggtgtctgaAAATACTTTTCTGATAATAAATTTGAAACTATGAGTACTTTGAGAATTAGAATATAGAGCCAAAACAGGGAAGGAACTAAGACAAATCAAAATTTGGGCCCTAAAGAAAGGTGAATTTCAGCCATTTACAGTATTACCTAGGCCTGGCCTTCTATCCAGGAAACTCCTGCTTTCCTCTTTGTACAGTGCATGGCCTCTCACATTCAGGACTCCATATTTTGGGTAGCACTGTTACCTAACATATTAAATAGCAAACTCGTTGCATGCGTTCTCATGTTTTGGCCTTCTGTGAACCACTAGAGTAGTGTCAGGGATTGAAGATAATGGTTTTCAATATGTTTAGCACTAGAACTCTTGATAAAAAGAATTCACAGGgaatctaaatatataaaatgtatcaaatattttttaaaccagccCAGTAGATGGGTTCCCCAAGGAGTGGAAAAGCCTCATTGTTTGGCTCTAAGTAATCAGCATCCTTTCAGGACTCCAGGAAGCTGAGCCACATACCTTCGCATTCACTGAATTGGAATgtgatattaattaaaattaaaattccagttcTTGATGGGCCAGGAAATACGTTCCACAGCTGCAGCCATGTCTAAGCTAGACCAGTTCACACACAAATGTATAACATAAATTGACAGGGGGTTGGAGGTCCAAGGCAGATCATCAGTGTCAGTCTGTCCCCCTTAAAGGAGTGGCCAGTTCTACTAGAGCAGACTAGCATCTTCACGGGGTGAGCATTTGTTTTAAATGGTAGTGACTTTCTGAATCTAGTTATGGTAGCTGTATTATTTTCGttgtttttgtgattttgtttcaaGTTAATGTGGCTGAAGCAgaattaatttataataagaaatgtcTTAAGGAAACTATAAGAAAAGCAGACAAAGGGGACAGTAAGGTGTACTTAGTAATGTGAGAAGAGAAATTATATGAGACAACAAATGAAAACTAACAAAGTGGAGAGATAAGGTGCTTTGATTTACCAGTTTGCCCAGGATATCTTTTATCCTGGTTAATATGAAATATGCAtagtctttggaaaaaaataactttggttTCTGGTGAAGTTTTCAGTGCTAttccccacattttaaaaatacacagtatgATATGAATGCAATCtgattatgggttttttttctgtgttacCAAGTTGTTACTATTTGCACTTTTAGTAGAAATCTTGAGTTAATCAACTCTAATTAATATGTTTGTGTTTAGAAGTCATCCATGATAGTACCTGCTAATTACTAAACATCCGCTAGATTCAGTTATTGTgctacatatttttcattttctttccaatcCACTAATAGAGATCTCATTTTCTTCCATCTATATTTCGGGAAACTATggcttataaaaattaatttacccAGGATCATAGAGTGACAAAGCTAGTATTTGAATCCGAATTTGATTTGTTCCAAagcctttgtttttaaagatgttatttatttgagagagtgtgtgagccagtgagcaagagaaagagaacatgagttgggggagggagagggaaaagcagaccccctGTTGAGTAGGGAGCCTCGAcgacgcagggctcagtcccagggccctgagatcatgacctgagcccaaggcagacacttaactgactgaaccacccaggcgccccgaaagctcacattttaaaaataaattacatacataCTTTTCTCTTCAGCAAGTCTCTATaagaacatgtatttatttactgtttgttGATCCAGAACATTCTTTGTTTAGAATAATGAAAGTAACTCTGGTTTGGTGCTTTCTGGTACACCCAGTTTTGTTAATGCTTGCTTCATGTGTTCAGTTAGCAGATACTAACATGATACAAATGTATCCCCAGCATCAGATTAGGAATTACTATTGaatttctcccctcctctccatcccctttTCTCTTGAGATTCTAATTACGCTcatgttcacattttctttctttttttgcatcaaCCTGCTCTTTTTCTGCCAAACCCCTTGAAAGAATTAGTGGATTTGGTTGACTTGGTCTGTTAACAGTCTTTTTGTCCAGTTCTTCATTTGGCCCTGCCTCCTAGATaggtgtggtatgtgtgtgtgtgttttgtttgtataTTCAGAGCTGTTCTGTTTCATCCAGTCACAGgagcctttttttatttttgtctttaagcAAATGAAAGTGGATGTTTCTTTTATATCGgcatgtttattttcattaatccCAGTGTATGAGAATagtgtttctttgtgtttgttttcagtaTCACAGCACTTCTggtattttgaaagtatttcaGTGTTAACTGTCACTTACTAGCATTATGTCATTCACTTATAGGGTGTGTTTGACCATCGAATGAAGTGCTGGCAGAAATGGGAAGATGCTCAAATTACTTTGCTCAAAAAACGTGAAACTGAGGCAAAAATGATGGTTGCTAACAAACCAGATAAAATACAGCaagctaaaaatgaaataagagaggTGATTAATACAAAATGCTTTACTTATCACTTTACTCAAATTTTCCATGAGCCATTCATATAtgcataatttttcataaatttttttctgaaccattcaACACTAGccatttttccataattttatgaACTGTGTTAGAATTACTTTAACTTTTTGATCATTTAAAATCTCCAGAGCCCTTTGTTATTTCCACAAGATTATGGAATGGAATAAAGAAGCATACAAGGAAAAGATTTAAATTAACCTTTAATTAATAATTACACAGTTCTTTCGAGATGGTCAATTTGATTTTGGATAATTACTTATTTTAGGTCTAAGAGTAGTTTTAGAGCATAGACTTGCCCCACGTTTAGCTTTTCAAGCAACATTATCCCCcatatatatgtactatatatggtattttagtaaatttgtataagtttattataatttatacaCTTTTTTTGCCATGCTTcaataaggaaattgaagaggTAGGACAACCTTTATATTACTAAAAGTAAATGTATCTGCTCTTTGAAGAGTATGTACCACTGTTTTGGTTACATAGTGGGAAAATATCATTTCATTGCTTTAAgtcttcagttattttattttagctactCCATTGGTCACTAAtcatgttttgttgtttctgtacTGAACTTAATGTTTACCAGTAGGTCTTTGTAGACCataattccacttttttttaatccgaacattttactattaaaaaatgtttttaaatgtttgtcctacagttttcttaatttaaagTATTTCCATGGGCATATAAATTGTGGTGAACATGTATTCTTGAACTTGGCAGAATGTTGTTGATACATTATGGAATCTTTAATGATAtcaaaaagaagtgataaaacTACCCCAACACTGCTAAATTGGTAGTGAATTTTATACTCAAAATCTTCTCATCTGTCTTAGTCGTATTCAGTTAAGCTATGGAGATTGTAATTGATTAAGTATTAGAATCTCCTAATCTTGAGTATATCTGACAgtgaaatattaatgaaaattaagcTGATAGGCATTTCTAGTATTGAAAAGCTAGATAAAAGTTTGAATGACCCTAAATTGGGCTTTGCCAATATTGAGCTTCCTCAGGGTTTACAGACATTGAGTGATCGTGACAGCTAGTTCTATAATATTTTCCTTACAAGAAttaaaaatgtgtgcatttttgtttatttctgttagTGGGAGGCGAAAGTACAGCAAGGAGAAAGAGATTTTGAACAGATCTCTAAAACAATTCGAAAAGAAGTGGGAAGATTTGAAGTGAGTATAATAACGTCattttttgctgtgattttgtagTAAAACCAGAGTTTTGTACTGATGGACTTTCTTTATGTACTACAGAAAGAACGAgtgaaagattttaaaactgTTATTATCAAGTACTTAGAATCATTAGTACAAACACAACAACAGGTAAGCTcattttttataacttattttataacttacaaacttcttctagaacttttggtatactttttcattttaaaagatgtctGTGAAAGGAGTTTTTAAACTTGAGGAGGAGTAAGAAATGGAGTAGAGAAAACTGATGACCACAGAGGAAAACATGATAGTTAAATTGGAAATTCTCAGGTCGTATCTGCCTCTGCTCCTGAACTCCAATTGAGATAACATTTTTCCAAGATTAAGGCGAGCAGAAACTTGTGAATagcatttccctttttctgtcttcctagTTTTATTTCCCTAGTGATCCCACCTGTTTGAGTAAATTCTTAGAGTAAGTTCTCTTCCATAACagaacttaaattaaaaactgGCTTTTTTAGGGTTGGGGGGTTatattgtgatttttgttttattttgtttgtagtTGGTGGTGATGGTATGGCACAGATGGCATTTGTCTCCTTAACTAGAGAACAGAAGACCatggattttaattaaaatccttatataatatataatagattgatttttaattgagagatgacatgataccttcaaattatatttagtctttacttcataaaataatttataagaatttgtttttaaaggaattgttTTAACTGTAACTTGTTTATACCTTCATTAATTCTGTGGACTACGGAAGAAACACAGGCAGCAAATTCCTTCCACTctcaaaagaaaaccacatgtCCCTTTCTTGCCTAAtacttttcttccactttttcattgttttttggcTAGAGTAACATAAAATGTGAATATCCTCTGAATTAGGGTATGTTATCGCTTTATACTGGAAAGTTCATTGCAGTTTT
The Ailuropoda melanoleuca isolate Jingjing chromosome 3, ASM200744v2, whole genome shotgun sequence DNA segment above includes these coding regions:
- the SNX2 gene encoding sorting nexin-2 isoform X1, yielding MAAEREPPPLGDAKPTDFEELEDGEDLFTSTVSTLESSPSSPEPASLPAEDVSTNSNGPRPAEVVLDDDREDLFAEATEEVSLDSPEREPILSSEPSPAVTPVTPTTLIAPRIESKSMSAPVIFDRSREEIDEEANGDVFDIEIGVSDPEKVGDGMNAYMAYRVTTKTSLSMFSKSEFSVKRRFSDFLGLHSKLASKYLHVGYIVPPAPEKSIVGMTKVKVGKEDSSSTEFVEKRRAALERYLQRTVKHPTLLQDPDLRQFLESSELPRAVNTQALSGAGILRMVNKAADAVNKMTIKMNESDAWFEEKQQQFENLDQQLRKLHASVEALVCHRKELSANTAAFAKSAAMLGNSEDHTALSRALSQLAEVEEKIDQLHQEQAFADFYMFSELLSDYIRLIAAVKGVFDHRMKCWQKWEDAQITLLKKRETEAKMMVANKPDKIQQAKNEIREWEAKVQQGERDFEQISKTIRKEVGRFEKERVKDFKTVIIKYLESLVQTQQQLIKYWEAFLPEAKAIA